The Mesotoga sp. UBA6090 genomic interval TGACCTCGAAGGTTAGGAAGTCGATCTCGATGCCACCATTGTCGGAATCATTCAATCTGAAGTCGTAGAATCCAGCATCCCAGGGAGCGGTGAATATTTTCAAACCATCTGTCATGCCACCGACGTAAGAATACTGAATGTCATGCAGATCGTTTTTGGACTCGCTTCCATGTGGAATATCCGAGGGAATGATTCCGATCCAGGCGTAAGACCCGAGTCCCGAAGTTCCGAAGAAATAGAGATTGATCTCTTCACCGGGAACGAAACAGACTTTGTTGAGGCCCATATACTCAGATTCCAGGGGCAGTTCATCGTCTGCAACGTATACCAGACTCTCGATTTCATCGAGATAGAATTCGTAGATTGAACCGTCCTTCAAAGTAATAACCAGCAATCCATTCGCAAGCACCGTAACACACAATGCCGCAATCACGAGAATAGCCAGAGCCTTTTTCATGCCGCACCTCCTCTGTGCTAACTCTCTCGCAACTGTTCAAACGGAAGGCGGCAGTTTCATACCTCCCTCAACAACCTTTGCGCTTCACCACCAATCAGCAAATCGTGATTTCAAAGCCAGAATTGATTCTCATTTGCTTTCAAAACCACTGAACAAAATTCTCCCTCGCGAAAGAGTGACAACAGGTCATAGATGCCAATGAGGTCAGAGTCTAGTGTAATTCAGATGCTATAATATATGTTATATGAATATAGGTAAGGAGGTAGTTTCGTGAAAATCGCTATTCCAACAATTGATAATAACGGTCTCAAATCCAGGATTTCGGAGCATTTCGGTCATTCTCCGTTCTTTGCATTCGTAACTGTTGAGAACAACGAGATTGTCTCTCACGAAATCGAAACAAACCCTTTTGAACAGCACGAGCCGGGCGAGATTCCAGGTTACGTGAAGAGTAAAGGCGCCGATGTGATAATAACAAGAGGAATGGGCGGCCGGGCAAGACAGTTCTTCGAAACTCTGGGCGTACATGCCATTACCGGTGCCAGTGGGACCGTCGAAGAGCTAGTAAGAACCTACATTGAAGGCGAACTTTCCAGTGTTGAATACGAGCCCGAAGACCGCGGAAAGTTCCACGAACACTAGGAAACTATAGCGGAGACTATCATGAGAAATATGAGGGGAAGACGGATGGGAATGGGCAGGTCATGGATCGAGCTGTATCTGCTTCTTCTTATCGCCGAAAAACCCGCTCATGGTTATGAGCTTTCCTCCAGGATCAACGACTTCGAGATCCCGATCTTCGGTGTCGGTCAGATGGGAAGTCTTTATCGTGTGCTGAGCAGTCTAGAAGAGATGGGGCTTATAACCTCCGAATGGGACACAGAGAACACAGGCCCGGCAAAGAAGAACTACAAGATTACGACGGCCGGCCTCGAATACCTGAAAGCATCGGAGATCAAAATAAAGAGATTCAGGGAGAACGTCGACAAGTTTCTGGCAAGGCTGAACGACCTGAACAAAATATAAAGCCCTGAGGTGCAGGGCTTTACTCTATGTAAGCAGCCGGATTGTCGAACAGCTTGAACAGCCCGCCAGTGTGAATAAAAACGACTCTCTTTCCCGCGAATCTTTCCTTTGAGATCTGAAGCATTCCTCTGAAGGCCTTTGCCGTATAGACGGGGTCAAGGAAGAAGGCTCGCTCCCTCGCAAGACTCTTGATAAGCTCTGTATCCTCTTCCGAAGGCACGGCATAAGCGGGTCCCGAGAAGTCGTCGACTATCTCGATCTCTCCGTCGTCTATCGATACATCTATTCCGTACTCCTTCATTTCCCCGATCAGTCTCTTTGTCTTTTCCACGAAGAGCGTGGAAGGATCCTTCGTTACGTTAATCCCTATGACTCGGGTGTTATAACCTAGCGTCCTGAGTCCAGCCAGAATTCCCGCATAGGTTCCAGCGCTGCCGACCGCTGTGAAGACGGCTTCAACATGATCGAGATTTATCTGGCCCGAGAGCTCTTTGACGGCATCCACATATCCCCTTGCGCCAAGCGCGTTTGAGCCGCCCTCGGGGATCAGGTAGACTCTCCTGCCCTTTTTCTCGTATTCTTCCTTTTTTGTGGCGAAGATCTCATCTATTCTCGAGTACTCCTCCTTGGTCACATAATGGATGTCACTTCCCACCATGGTATCTAGAAGGACGTTCCCTTGAGGAATCTCCATCGGCCTTCCCCTGAGGAAGAGAACCGGCTGCATTCCAAGCGATCTCGCCGCCATCGCAGTCGCCCTGCAGTGATTCGACTGAATGCCCCCGCAGGTGAAAACCGTATCTGCTTTCTTTTCCAGAGCATCTTTTAGAAGATACTCGAGCTTCCTGATCTTGTTTCCGCTCGTGATGAAGCCGGTCAACTCATCATGCTTGCAGAAGAGTTCGAATGGAAGATCCAGGTACTCTTCGATCCATTCAAGCCTGTTCACGGGCGTAATACCGTTAATGAACTTCAGTTTCAAGTTCTCACCCCCTACTCTTTCTTTCATCTATATTAGAGACTATTCCGTTCAGCTTTTCAATTCGCTCCCAAGATGGCGGATGCGAGTAATATAGTGCTGCATACAAAGGATGCGGGCTGAGGTTAGACAAATTAGATACAGATAGGTTCTTCAAAGCTCTTATCATCGGTTGTGGATTACCGGTAATCTGCGCCGCATACCTGCCGGCCTCAAATTCCCACTTCCTGCTTATGAACGAGTCTATCCAGCCAAGGACCGTGAAGATAGAAGACAGGAAGATCCCCGCATAAAGCAGAATCGTGTATTTCTCTGAGATTCCGAAGATACCGGTAACGGTGTCGCTTTCGACGATCAGCCATAGAAGAAATACGGCGAAAACCGTAACCGCGTTAGATAAGAACATCCCCTTGAGTATGTGTTTACGCTTGAAGTGACCGGCCTCATGGGCGAAGATCGCCTCTATCTCTTCAGGAGAATGCTTCTCGAGGAGGCTGTCGTACAGAACAATTCTCTTTGCCCTTCCGATGCCCGTGAAAAAGGCATTCGTGTGGCCGGTTTTTCTCGATGCATCCATAACGAGGATCGACTTGACGGCGAAACCAGATCTCTCGGCAATCGCTCCAATCCTTTTCATAAGGTCCTCATCTTCTAGAGGCTTCAGCTTGTAGAAGAGAGGAAGAATGATTGTAGGGAAGATCAGCTGGGTGAGCAACTCAAATGCAATTACTCCGATAAGCAAGTAGACCCACCAGTACGTGAACGAGTCGATAGCGAGAAGCGCAAGATACATGAGCGGAATTCCGATTGCCGCAACCAGAAGCAGCCCTTTCAATTTATCTACAATAAACGTTTTTGGTGTCGTCCGATTGAAGCCATATCTGTTCTCCAAAACGAATGTCGAGTAAATCGAAAAGGGGAGAGAGATTGCGAAGGAAATCGCGGCGATCAAGGTGAAAAAGATGAGGCCGCGAATCGCAAAACCCTCCGCCAATTTCGTCGAAAAAGATTCGATTGCCCTGAATACCCAGAAGATCCCCATACTCAGTGCTATAAGATTCACGACAAAAGAGACCATAGTAATAATTCCCTTGGCTCTCGTATATTCCACAGACTTTTCGATGAGATCTTCGTTGAAGACATCTCGCAAGTTATCTGGAAGTGAGACCTTAGAAAGCTTCGCATTTCTATAGTTGAGGGACAACAAAAAGAGCTCGAAGAAAGCGATTACATAGACAACGAGAAGAAAGATTGTCTCAAAGCTAGTCATCAACTTCTCTCTCTCTCAAATACTCTTCGACCTCGTCCTTATCAAGTTTCCGGATCTGCCCTTCAACCACCGGCCTGAATTCCTCTGTTTCGTGAAGCGCTTCTCCCAGAGGGCATCTCTTCTCAGGGTTCTCCATCAGGTAGTTCATCAGCCCGTCTTTGTCCTTGAAAATCTTGTAGAAGACCTTCGCTCCATCTGTGAGTTCGTAGATGCCGCAAGGTCCATTGAATAGCGCTTCGGCTGCCCGGAGGTAAAGCATTGCGTCATTGAAAGAACTGAGGGAGGATCCGGGACCGTGTCTTTCCCGTTCATCGTCCTCCATGCAAATCGCCCTGCCACAAGTGGAGCAGATATATTGAACATGGTTCGTCAGGCAATCTTCGGGGTTCTTTAGCGGCGTCGCCCTGTTATCACTAGAGTAGCATTCGGGACATTTCAACTCACTCACCTCCAATATACTATTTTACGACATTGTGGCGATCTCTGTAACCCTCTGTTCCGGTGAATCTGTAACTAAATTTCCATTGACTCGTCCATCCGGTCAGATTTTAGAAACCGTAGTACAAGTAGCCCTTATATGCCGGTGATGTTATTATTGTCTCTGGAGGCGATCAAGTGGTAGACATCTTTGCCGGGTGGTTTTCAGCACTGGGAATTAATGAGACTTTCGACATAGTTCTGGCCAACATCGCGGTCGGGATAATCATGTTTGCGGTGGCCTTTCTCTCCAAGCTCATCTTCGAGAAGGTTCTAATAAAGCCTATAGAGCTTATAGTGAGGAGGTCTGCATTCAAGTGGGACGATCTTCTTGTCAAGCACAAACTGCTCAACAAGATTGCCCTTATGATACCTGCCATAGTAATCGCTCTATTCGCTCCTGCATTCCCCTCGATAAGTGACGTGATCTACCGGCTGGTTACAACGTATCTGATATTCATTGCGGCTGTCGTCATTGACGCCTTCCTCGACGTCTTCACAAGCGCCTACCAGTCTCTCGAAACCTCCAGAGATACGCCGATAAAGAGCTATATGACCGTGGTGAAACTAATGGTGTATATCATAGCCGGTGTCATTGCGGTATCCGTACTGACCGGAATCTCTCCATGGGGTATTCTGAGTGGGATCGGAGCAATGACGGCCGTTCTTCTGGTAGTGTTCAGAGATTCGCTGCTGGGACTGGTCGCCAGCATCCAGATTTCTAAGAACAACCTTGTGAGCATCGGGGACTGGATAGAGGTTCCGAGATACCAGGCCGATGGCGATGTGATCGACATTACCCTTACGACGATAAGAATTCAGAACTGGGACAAGACGATAACTACAGTCCCTTCTTACGCTATAATTTCCGAATCTTTCAAGAACTGGAAGGGGATGTTTCAGGCCGGCGGAAGGCGAATCAAGAGATCCGTCTTCATTGACACCTCTTCCGTCCGCTTTCTAGATGACGAACTTTATGATCGGCTGTACAAGATCCAGATTCTAAGACCTTATCTCGAAAGCAGAAAGAAAGAGATCGAGGAGTTCAACAGAAGGAACGAAGTAGACGTAACCGAACCGGTAAACGGCAGAAGGATGACGAACATCGGGACTTTCAGGGCATACCTGACCGCTTACCTCAGGAATCATCCCGGGACGAACAAAGACCTTATCATGATGGTCAGACAGTTGCAACCGACCGATACCGGCCTCCCTCTGGAGATATACGCCTTTAGCAGGGACACATCATGGGTTAACTACGAATCTCTGCAGTCCGACATTTTTGATCACATCTTTGCCACATTGCCCCACTTCGACTTGAGGATATTCCAGAATCCTTCGGGAAACGACCTGAGGGCGATGGGAGATCTTCTTGTTGGCAAGAGGCAAGGGCATGAACAGGATAACTCGGAGGAGCTCTCTACGGAAAGCCGACAGCTGAACGCCGAACAGGATACCTGATTCAAAAAGCAAACCCTACGCCGTAGAAATCGTTTTCTCTATATTTCCGAGTAACGCATCGGCCGAAAATGCAAGAAGTGCCGCCGGAATGGCTCCTTCAAGAACAAAGGCGGGGTTCTCCGCGACAAGCCCCGCAATGATAGGCGACCCGAGGCCACCGGCCCCAATGGTTGCCCCCACAGTCGCCGTCCCGATATTGATAACAACAGATATCCGAATTCCCGACATAATAACCTTTAGCGCGAGAGGAAGCTCGATCTTGAAGAGAACCTGCCAGGAAGACATCCCCATTCCGTATGCAGCTTCACGCACTTCGGAGGGGATATTCTCGATGCCGGTTATCGTGTTCCTTAAGATAGGTAGAAGTCCATACAGGAGCAGAGCCGCAACCGTAGGCTTGAACCCGAATCCGAGAAGAGGAACCGCAAGGGCGAGCACCGCAACGGGAGGGAAGGTCTGTCCGAGAGAGCTAAGATTGGAAACGAGAGGCAAGTACTGCCTACCCATCGGACGTGTTACCAGCACTCCTACCGAGATGCCGATAATCGTGGCAAGTCCGCTTGAGACGATGACCATCCAGAGATGTTCGGCCACTAGCTCCAACAAAGTCCTTCTTGGATGAAGAACCTGCTTCTCTCCGGGAAAGAGCCATCTTAGAAAGCTCTCCCAGAGAGCCATGTTGGATATGATCAGAATGAACGCCAGAAGAAATATCCCAAGAACTATCCAGGAAATGACTCTACTCTTCTTCTCTGTCACTCTTGGTCAACTCCTGAATTCTGGATAAACTTATCTGGCCAAGAAAACGGCCAGATCTCTCAACGACCGGCAGAGCCATAGTTCCGCTTTCAAGCATTCTAGAAAGCGCCTCTTTTACTGAGCTGTCGGGGCTCAAAATCTCTTCCTCCAGCATCTCAGTCAGAGCTTCTCTGAGAGGAAGCTCCCTGCTGGAATGAGAAACATCTACCCATCCGATGAGTTTCTTCTTCTCGTCCAGTGCCCAGACGAATTCCTCTTTTGTGACACCCAGCTGCTCCCAGCCGCCGTTAACGTCTATCGTTTCGCTTTTCTCTATATACTCAAGAACGGGAATTCTCGAGAGCCTCTTCAGAGCCCTGTCGGAGCCCATAAAATCATGCACGAACTTCTCTACCGGCCTTGCGAGAATCTCTTCGGGAGTATCGAACTGTAGAATCCTTCCCCCTTTCATAACGGCTATTTTATCTGCCAGTCTTATCGCCTCGTCTATATCGTGAGTCACGAAGACGATCGTCTTGTGAAGTTCCTCCTGAATTCTGGCAAACTCGTCCTGGAGCCTCACCCTAGTTAATGGATCCACCGCTCCGAAGGGCTCATCCATCAGTATTATCGGGGGATCTGCGGCAAGAGCCCTCGCAACCCCTACCCTCTGGGCCTCGCCGCCTGAGAGTTCCTTTGGGAGTTTCTTTGCATAAGATTTCGGCTCAAGCCCTACAAGCTCAAGCAGTTCAGCGATTCTTCTATCTATCTTCGATCTCTCCCACTTCAGCAGTTTCGGCACGGTCGCGATGTTGTCCTTCACGGACATATGCGGAAACAGCCCCACGTTCTGGATAACGTAACCTATTCCTCTCCTGAGCTGCCTAATATCCATCTCAGTTACATCGCTTCCGTCTATCAGAATCCTTCCGGCAGTCGGTCTGATTATACGGTTTATCATCTTGAGAGTCGTTGTCTTCCCGCATCCAGACGGCCCGATGAGAACTGTAAGTTCTCTCGAAGGAATCTCGAACGTGATATCTTTTACAGCTACGGTCTCTTCATCGTATTCTTTTGTAACTTTCTCGAATCTAATCATCGGCTCCCTCCGAAACAAGCCCTCTGGGCGTCAGAATAGCTATCAGCAACTGCATAAGAGAATCGACTATCAGCGCGAGAGCCACGATAGGCAACGCCCCTAGCAGTACTAGATCCATTGCTGCCTGACCAAGCCCTTGAAAGACGAAAACACCAAGGCCCCCTGCTCCAATGAGAGCGGCCATCGTAGTATTGCCCACCGCCTGAACGGCCGCCGTTCTCACGCCAGCAAGGACAACCGGCAGCGAAATCGGAATCTCGACCTTTCCGAGAACCTGAATTCTGCTCATTCCCATCGCCCTGGCAGCCTCCACGGTATCTGTGGGAATAACCTTCAGGCTTGAATAGGTGTTTCTGACTATGGGGAGAAGCGAATACAGGACAAGAGCTATCATGGCCGGAGCCCAACCCACACCAGTTATTCCCATCTCTCTCAGAAATGGCAGACTGTGTGAAAGGTAGGATAGCGGAGCTATTAGCAAGCCGAACAGAGCTATACTTGGGATCGTCTGTATAAAGTTCACGACAGCAAACACGGGTCTTTCGATCTTTGGAGACCTGTTGGCAACAACCCCGAGCGGCACTCCGATGAGCACTCCAGCGAGAACTGCTCCCCCTGCAATTACGAGATGCCTGATAGTCTCTTCAAGAAATCTGTTGCTCCTGTTTGCGTACTCCTTCATGATCGCGAGCTCCTCGAGATGGCCGGAGCCAAGCACCATGAGAAACGAGGCAATAGGAATCAATACAAGAAGCGCGGAGAGAACCTTTTTATCTTTAAGCCTTCTTCTGGCGGCGAAGACAACTACATAGCCTGCCAAAAGAAGAACCCACAAACCGGTAGAAGGGGAGACCCTTGCAAAGGGGCCTACATCTGAAGCTATAGAGGCGGCATGTCTTCCGGCCAGAAAAAAGCCTAAGACGGGGGCAATCCCTCCCAAAAGGCCCATGAAGAAGCTGAATCCTGCGTAGGACAGAAACAGGACAGCAAATGAGGCCACTACCAGAAGAGAGAGGCCCGCACTCGAAAAGCTGCCTAAAGCTACAGGTAAAGCCTCCGAGATTCTTGTCTCCTTAACTGAAAGGAATCCAGGAATCACGAGAGACAACAACATGATGGCCATTCCTAGAATGGCCATCATATCTCTTCGTCTGGAAATCAGCGTCATAACTCTAGTCAATCAGAGATTTCGATATAAGAAACTGTTCGGCGACATCCCCAGCATCTAAACCTTCTATCGCTATCGAAGCATTTAGCATCTGTAGCGTCTCGAGATCTAGAGCCTCGAAAACTGGTCTTAGGAGCTCCTCGATTTCCGGATAGGCTTCATGTATCTCCTTTCTGACGATCGGAGCGGGTTCATAAACGGGCTGTACGCCTTTGGTGTCTTCAAGAACAACCAGTCTGAGAGCCGAGAGTGCGCCGTCCGTACCGTATGCCATAGCGAGATTGACCCCGTCTATGTTCTGTGCGGCGGCTCTGATCGTCTGAGCGGTGTTTCCGCCGGAGAAGGCAAGAAGCTGATCGTTTGAAAGCTCAAAACCATATGCCTCCTGGAAGGCGGGCATCGCGTCGGGCCTCGTCAGGAACTCTTCGGAAGCGGCCAGCTTAATGAAGCCGCCGCGATTCAGGTAAGACGCAAGGTCTTCGAGGGTCTTTATTCCCTCACTGTCGGAAAGATCCTTTCTGATCGCCAGAGCCCAGGTATTGTTCGCAGGAGCGGGAGTAAGCCAGACGAGACCGTTCCTTTCCAGATCCAGGGCCTTCACTGTCTCATATCCCGACTTCGCGTTCTTCCATACCGTGGGATCTGTGTTATCAAAGAAGAAGCCTCCGTTTCCGGTGTACTCGGGGTAGATATCGATCTCACCGGCGATGATCGCCTTTCTGATGACACTTGTCGTACCGAATTCTGTCTTGTCATTTACCTCGAAACCGTTCTTTTCCAGAACGATGACAATCATCTGACCGAGCAGCGCTCCTTCAGTATCTATCTTCGACGCCACCGTAATCGGCCCCTTCAGTGCTAAACCAACTGCAGTTATCAATAATAGCGCTATTAGCATAATTCTCTTCATAATAAACAACCTCCATTGTTTGCATTGCCGATAATTATACTCAATTTAATTGTACACTATCATCGAAAATTTTCAATGCGTCGATGCCTCTGTAGATTCGTCTGAATTTGGTAGCGAGCTAAGGCGCATTCGCGAAATCTGCTGTCCACTCATTGTCGAAAAGCTCAAGAAAGAGTCCAGGCGAGTATTCACATAGCCGCTCAGCTATCCAGCGTCATGAAAAGATTGTTCAGTGATTCCACTAGCGTCGGGTGTGCGAAAACCCCTTCTCTCAGCGAAGTGTAAGGAAGACCGCCCATCATTGCTATCTGAATTGCAGACATAATCTCGCCGCCCTCCACTCCCAGAATCGCGGCTCCAATTATCTGATCTGTTTTGGAATCGACAAGCGCCTTCATCATTCCCCTGGTCTCATCCGTTTCGATTGCCCGCGCCACCCTATCAAAAGGCAGCTTTGCCACGCGAAAGTCACGTCCCTGACTCGAAGCTTCTTTCTCGGAGAGGCCGATTCTCCCAAGCTGGGGATCTATGAATACGACATACGGTACAAACCTCTCTTCAATCGTCGAGTTTCCTCCGTTCAAGAGATTCTGCTTCAATATCCTGAAGTCGTCGTAGGAAATGTGCGTGAAGGCCGGTCCGCCTTTGACATCGCCTATCGCGTACACGCCCTTCGAAGTGGTCTCCAGTTTACTGTTAACCCTTATGAAGCCTCTCTCGTCGATCTCAATCCCGTTCTTTTCGAGATTCAAGTCAGGAGTGTTGGGCAACCTGCCGACTGCAAGCAAGAGGTGGCTCCCGGCCACCGTCATCTCCTTCTCAGAAGATTGCAGTGTAAGGCTGATTTTGTTACCTCCTACGCTGTCGACTTCAAGCGGTTCGGTATCTAAAAGGACCTCAATACCTTCGTCCCTCATGATTTCCAAAATCATACCGGCAATATCCTCGTCTTCACGAGAGAGCAGCTGCTTATCCCTCTGAATAATAGTGACCTTGCTTCCAAAGCGCCTGAACATCTGCCCGAACTCCAGACCCACATAGCCGCCACCAACTATTATCAGGTGTTCTGGAAGCTCGTGCAGTTCCATTATCGACGTCGAGTCATGTGCTACCACATTATCCCGACCCTTTATCTCAGGCCTTGCCGGTCTCGTTCCGGTGTTTATCACAATAGTATCTGCTTCAAGGAACTCCGTCCTTCCGTTCAGAAGCGTGACTTCGAGCTGTCTTTCCCTGACGAAACGTGCGCTGCCCTCTATCAATGAAAGGTTTGGAGAATCGAGGATCCTTTTCTTGCTACCTTCTCTGAAGCTCTCGACAACCTGCTTTTTTCGTTGGACAACTCTTTCCAGATCAAGCGAGAACTCCCCGGCATGAACTCCGAAATCTCCTGCGCGCCTAACCAGATGCGCTATTCTTGCACTGGCTATCATGGTCTTTGTCGGGGTACATCCTTCGTTAATGCACGTACCTCCAACTGCCTTTCTCTCGATAAGGGCTACCTTCCATCCTGCCTCTGCAAGCGATAGCGACAGAGGAGTGCCGCCCTGACCGGAACCAATTACTATTGCATCGAATTTTCTTCTGCCATCCTTCATTTCATCACCATCCTGATGTTCAATCATGGGCATCTCAAGCTTCTCGATCATTTGCCGAACTCTCTATGGAAATCAAAAAACGCGACTCTGCTTATCTGCCTCTGTGAGATGAATGTGCGAAAGATCTAGAGGGGAGAGCAGTCCTGTTCTGCTTCCTTAACTGAAGCACCGAGCGGCCGACAATACGTCCAAAAACAAAGACTGTGCCCGTTCTTATGAAGAAAAGGGAATACCCCGAGCACCTTTCAAGTATAGCATCGGGCAAATCGAAACAAATCCAAGAAAAAGTATGAATCGGGTTGTTAACTCCCCGAAGCCAGCACCATGTTTCGCCTTTCTTTACAACCCCCGTCAGTGGTGGAGGATGTCTCCTCAGCCCACACCTAGTATAATTGTAAGATCCAACATAGGTCGGTGATGAACTAAATGGCCAGATATGATGAGCGCGACACCATGTTTGCCCGGATGAACTACGAAGTCGACTCTCCGGAGTACTGTGACTACTACTCCAGGCATCCCGAGTTGAAAGAGCTTGATGACGAACTGCGCGGCAAGCCGGATCTGTGCGACGCAAGAGCTCCGTCTTACGATCCGATTGGAGCTTCGGAAGTTCGTTCGAATTTCTCCCTCATAGAAGAACTTAGGTCTCTATGCGAGGGCAAACCG includes:
- a CDS encoding NifB/NifX family molybdenum-iron cluster-binding protein yields the protein MKIAIPTIDNNGLKSRISEHFGHSPFFAFVTVENNEIVSHEIETNPFEQHEPGEIPGYVKSKGADVIITRGMGGRARQFFETLGVHAITGASGTVEELVRTYIEGELSSVEYEPEDRGKFHEH
- a CDS encoding PadR family transcriptional regulator — translated: MRNMRGRRMGMGRSWIELYLLLLIAEKPAHGYELSSRINDFEIPIFGVGQMGSLYRVLSSLEEMGLITSEWDTENTGPAKKNYKITTAGLEYLKASEIKIKRFRENVDKFLARLNDLNKI
- a CDS encoding 1-aminocyclopropane-1-carboxylate deaminase/D-cysteine desulfhydrase, producing the protein MKERVGGENLKLKFINGITPVNRLEWIEEYLDLPFELFCKHDELTGFITSGNKIRKLEYLLKDALEKKADTVFTCGGIQSNHCRATAMAARSLGMQPVLFLRGRPMEIPQGNVLLDTMVGSDIHYVTKEEYSRIDEIFATKKEEYEKKGRRVYLIPEGGSNALGARGYVDAVKELSGQINLDHVEAVFTAVGSAGTYAGILAGLRTLGYNTRVIGINVTKDPSTLFVEKTKRLIGEMKEYGIDVSIDDGEIEIVDDFSGPAYAVPSEEDTELIKSLARERAFFLDPVYTAKAFRGMLQISKERFAGKRVVFIHTGGLFKLFDNPAAYIE
- a CDS encoding M48 family metallopeptidase, with product MTSFETIFLLVVYVIAFFELFLLSLNYRNAKLSKVSLPDNLRDVFNEDLIEKSVEYTRAKGIITMVSFVVNLIALSMGIFWVFRAIESFSTKLAEGFAIRGLIFFTLIAAISFAISLPFSIYSTFVLENRYGFNRTTPKTFIVDKLKGLLLVAAIGIPLMYLALLAIDSFTYWWVYLLIGVIAFELLTQLIFPTIILPLFYKLKPLEDEDLMKRIGAIAERSGFAVKSILVMDASRKTGHTNAFFTGIGRAKRIVLYDSLLEKHSPEEIEAIFAHEAGHFKRKHILKGMFLSNAVTVFAVFLLWLIVESDTVTGIFGISEKYTILLYAGIFLSSIFTVLGWIDSFISRKWEFEAGRYAAQITGNPQPMIRALKNLSVSNLSNLSPHPLYAALYYSHPPSWERIEKLNGIVSNIDERKSRG
- a CDS encoding mechanosensitive ion channel family protein, giving the protein MVDIFAGWFSALGINETFDIVLANIAVGIIMFAVAFLSKLIFEKVLIKPIELIVRRSAFKWDDLLVKHKLLNKIALMIPAIVIALFAPAFPSISDVIYRLVTTYLIFIAAVVIDAFLDVFTSAYQSLETSRDTPIKSYMTVVKLMVYIIAGVIAVSVLTGISPWGILSGIGAMTAVLLVVFRDSLLGLVASIQISKNNLVSIGDWIEVPRYQADGDVIDITLTTIRIQNWDKTITTVPSYAIISESFKNWKGMFQAGGRRIKRSVFIDTSSVRFLDDELYDRLYKIQILRPYLESRKKEIEEFNRRNEVDVTEPVNGRRMTNIGTFRAYLTAYLRNHPGTNKDLIMMVRQLQPTDTGLPLEIYAFSRDTSWVNYESLQSDIFDHIFATLPHFDLRIFQNPSGNDLRAMGDLLVGKRQGHEQDNSEELSTESRQLNAEQDT
- a CDS encoding ABC transporter permease; this encodes MTEKKSRVISWIVLGIFLLAFILIISNMALWESFLRWLFPGEKQVLHPRRTLLELVAEHLWMVIVSSGLATIIGISVGVLVTRPMGRQYLPLVSNLSSLGQTFPPVAVLALAVPLLGFGFKPTVAALLLYGLLPILRNTITGIENIPSEVREAAYGMGMSSWQVLFKIELPLALKVIMSGIRISVVINIGTATVGATIGAGGLGSPIIAGLVAENPAFVLEGAIPAALLAFSADALLGNIEKTISTA
- a CDS encoding ABC transporter ATP-binding protein — encoded protein: MIRFEKVTKEYDEETVAVKDITFEIPSRELTVLIGPSGCGKTTTLKMINRIIRPTAGRILIDGSDVTEMDIRQLRRGIGYVIQNVGLFPHMSVKDNIATVPKLLKWERSKIDRRIAELLELVGLEPKSYAKKLPKELSGGEAQRVGVARALAADPPIILMDEPFGAVDPLTRVRLQDEFARIQEELHKTIVFVTHDIDEAIRLADKIAVMKGGRILQFDTPEEILARPVEKFVHDFMGSDRALKRLSRIPVLEYIEKSETIDVNGGWEQLGVTKEEFVWALDEKKKLIGWVDVSHSSRELPLREALTEMLEEEILSPDSSVKEALSRMLESGTMALPVVERSGRFLGQISLSRIQELTKSDREEE
- a CDS encoding ABC transporter permease, with protein sequence MTRVMTLISRRRDMMAILGMAIMLLSLVIPGFLSVKETRISEALPVALGSFSSAGLSLLVVASFAVLFLSYAGFSFFMGLLGGIAPVLGFFLAGRHAASIASDVGPFARVSPSTGLWVLLLAGYVVVFAARRRLKDKKVLSALLVLIPIASFLMVLGSGHLEELAIMKEYANRSNRFLEETIRHLVIAGGAVLAGVLIGVPLGVVANRSPKIERPVFAVVNFIQTIPSIALFGLLIAPLSYLSHSLPFLREMGITGVGWAPAMIALVLYSLLPIVRNTYSSLKVIPTDTVEAARAMGMSRIQVLGKVEIPISLPVVLAGVRTAAVQAVGNTTMAALIGAGGLGVFVFQGLGQAAMDLVLLGALPIVALALIVDSLMQLLIAILTPRGLVSEGADD
- the osmF gene encoding glycine betaine ABC transporter substrate-binding protein OsmF; protein product: MKRIMLIALLLITAVGLALKGPITVASKIDTEGALLGQMIVIVLEKNGFEVNDKTEFGTTSVIRKAIIAGEIDIYPEYTGNGGFFFDNTDPTVWKNAKSGYETVKALDLERNGLVWLTPAPANNTWALAIRKDLSDSEGIKTLEDLASYLNRGGFIKLAASEEFLTRPDAMPAFQEAYGFELSNDQLLAFSGGNTAQTIRAAAQNIDGVNLAMAYGTDGALSALRLVVLEDTKGVQPVYEPAPIVRKEIHEAYPEIEELLRPVFEALDLETLQMLNASIAIEGLDAGDVAEQFLISKSLID
- a CDS encoding mercuric reductase is translated as MKDGRRKFDAIVIGSGQGGTPLSLSLAEAGWKVALIERKAVGGTCINEGCTPTKTMIASARIAHLVRRAGDFGVHAGEFSLDLERVVQRKKQVVESFREGSKKRILDSPNLSLIEGSARFVRERQLEVTLLNGRTEFLEADTIVINTGTRPARPEIKGRDNVVAHDSTSIMELHELPEHLIIVGGGYVGLEFGQMFRRFGSKVTIIQRDKQLLSREDEDIAGMILEIMRDEGIEVLLDTEPLEVDSVGGNKISLTLQSSEKEMTVAGSHLLLAVGRLPNTPDLNLEKNGIEIDERGFIRVNSKLETTSKGVYAIGDVKGGPAFTHISYDDFRILKQNLLNGGNSTIEERFVPYVVFIDPQLGRIGLSEKEASSQGRDFRVAKLPFDRVARAIETDETRGMMKALVDSKTDQIIGAAILGVEGGEIMSAIQIAMMGGLPYTSLREGVFAHPTLVESLNNLFMTLDS